A part of Paraliobacillus zengyii genomic DNA contains:
- a CDS encoding helix-turn-helix transcriptional regulator, whose protein sequence is MTISRHFEIIYILLEKKVVTAKELAEQFEVSTRTIYRDVDVLSGAGIPIYANKGRGGGISLLEGYSFNASMLTSDEQEDILVGLQTLAVTDFPNTDLILKKVARLFKKPTAKWIDVDFSPWGSGEKKKQLFILLRDAIIQQFVIQFRYFNSYGEQSIRDVEPLQLLFKQNAWYLSGYCLWRKEYRIFKISRMDQVSVSEQTFILRPTTEAIKNAENQIGESAIPITLRISAQGAYRVYDEFNEQMITHNEDGSYTVAVNFPVDTWLDSYLLSFGTLLKDVHPPFLRERLMAKLDEMKQNLE, encoded by the coding sequence ATGACCATTAGTAGGCATTTTGAAATCATCTATATCTTATTGGAGAAAAAAGTGGTTACTGCAAAGGAATTGGCCGAGCAGTTTGAAGTTTCAACACGAACGATCTATCGAGATGTGGATGTGTTAAGTGGTGCAGGAATCCCTATCTATGCGAATAAAGGAAGAGGCGGTGGGATTTCACTTTTAGAGGGGTATTCCTTCAATGCTTCGATGTTAACGAGTGATGAACAAGAAGACATATTAGTTGGCCTGCAAACGTTAGCCGTCACGGATTTTCCAAATACAGATCTTATCTTAAAGAAAGTAGCTAGGCTGTTTAAAAAGCCTACAGCAAAATGGATTGACGTTGACTTTTCTCCATGGGGAAGTGGCGAAAAGAAGAAACAGCTATTTATTCTATTAAGAGATGCGATTATCCAACAGTTTGTCATTCAATTTCGTTATTTTAATTCATACGGTGAGCAAAGTATACGTGATGTAGAGCCGCTTCAATTATTATTCAAACAAAATGCGTGGTATCTTTCTGGATATTGTTTGTGGCGAAAGGAATATCGTATTTTTAAGATAAGTCGCATGGATCAAGTGTCTGTTTCAGAGCAAACATTCATCTTGAGACCAACAACAGAAGCGATAAAAAATGCAGAAAATCAAATTGGGGAATCTGCCATACCGATAACGCTTCGAATTTCCGCACAAGGCGCGTATCGGGTCTATGATGAGTTTAACGAACAGATGATTACGCATAACGAAGACGGCTCATACACCGTTGCAGTAAATTTCCCTGTTGATACATGGTTAGATAGTTATCTTTTATCCTTTGGTACACTACTTAAAGATGTCCATCCTCCTTTTTTACGTGAAAGATTAATGGCAAAACTTGATGAAATGAAGCAAAATCTTGAATAA
- a CDS encoding MazG-like protein encodes MEFNNASNRSLQIRKAYHKLEEKHHGSEWSVEEDALAFLTDAALVGRLAMAQQERWPTGTNPEADLEHKIAESIWWLMVLAERMGIDSEQAMEKFLKKKEEQFL; translated from the coding sequence ATGGAATTTAACAATGCATCGAATCGTTCGTTACAAATTAGAAAGGCGTATCACAAACTTGAGGAAAAACATCATGGCTCAGAATGGTCCGTAGAGGAAGATGCACTTGCATTCCTTACCGATGCGGCACTTGTTGGGAGATTAGCAATGGCGCAACAGGAAAGATGGCCAACTGGGACTAATCCAGAAGCAGATTTAGAGCATAAGATCGCGGAGTCCATTTGGTGGCTGATGGTTTTGGCAGAGCGAATGGGCATTGATAGTGAACAAGCAATGGAGAAATTTTTAAAGAAAAAAGAAGAACAATTCTTATAA
- a CDS encoding DNA-3-methyladenine glycosylase I: MGTCSWPGNNPIMQMYHDVEWCVPTTSDQYIFEMLSLEGAQAGLSWSIVLAKREAYQKAFNNFDISYCSTLTDNDLTHVREHYTVIKHAAKLKSVRSNAQAVLNIQKEFGSFSTFLWQYVDFKPLINHWDIEGQIPAQTALSIQISKDLKKRGFKFIGPVTMYSFMQAIGMVDDHVTSCPYHTLNKERKIIENGI, translated from the coding sequence ATGGGGACATGTTCCTGGCCTGGAAATAATCCAATTATGCAAATGTACCATGACGTAGAATGGTGTGTGCCGACCACATCCGACCAATATATTTTTGAAATGCTATCATTAGAAGGTGCACAGGCTGGTTTATCTTGGAGTATCGTACTAGCGAAGCGAGAAGCTTATCAAAAAGCTTTTAATAACTTTGATATTAGTTATTGTTCGACACTGACGGATAATGATTTGACGCATGTACGAGAGCACTATACTGTCATTAAACATGCTGCTAAGCTCAAATCCGTGAGAAGTAACGCACAAGCGGTCTTAAACATACAAAAGGAGTTTGGAAGCTTTTCAACCTTTTTATGGCAGTATGTCGATTTTAAGCCACTGATCAATCATTGGGATATAGAAGGACAAATCCCTGCACAAACAGCATTATCAATTCAGATTAGTAAAGACTTAAAGAAAAGAGGATTTAAATTTATTGGTCCTGTTACGATGTACTCCTTTATGCAAGCTATTGGCATGGTGGATGATCATGTAACAAGCTGTCCTTACCACACGTTAAACAAAGAAAGGAAGATAATAGAAAATGGAATTTAA
- a CDS encoding DUF3990 domain-containing protein yields MNFNYPVNETKFQIPRRIIHGTTTKGILDINKHGIRSRGFNIFGKQNLAISLDFGEGFYCSYDNRVCRRQVQARAKTKADGFKLPNIRPVVIEIHVNPKINQDTSLKCVYFDGNINKDGIEWAEFIAFHRVMKDKKNCITSPCHNHPDIIIGPVADGNAITSYANDVHTGILPIKDFYSEVTKSNWFPDYRQIVFGEKSIKYLKPVLKFR; encoded by the coding sequence ATGAATTTTAATTACCCAGTAAACGAAACTAAATTTCAAATACCAAGAAGGATAATTCATGGGACAACTACAAAAGGAATTTTAGATATTAATAAGCATGGAATAAGATCAAGAGGTTTTAATATATTTGGTAAGCAGAACCTAGCAATTTCTTTAGATTTTGGTGAAGGTTTTTATTGTTCATATGATAATCGTGTTTGCAGAAGACAAGTTCAAGCAAGAGCAAAGACAAAAGCTGACGGGTTCAAGTTGCCAAATATACGTCCAGTAGTAATCGAGATTCATGTAAACCCAAAGATAAATCAAGATACCTCGTTAAAGTGTGTTTATTTTGATGGCAATATTAATAAAGATGGAATAGAATGGGCTGAATTCATTGCATTCCATAGAGTTATGAAGGATAAGAAAAATTGTATAACTTCACCTTGTCATAATCATCCGGATATAATTATTGGACCAGTTGCCGATGGAAACGCAATAACAAGTTATGCTAATGATGTACATACTGGGATATTACCAATTAAGGATTTCTATAGCGAAGTTACCAAATCAAATTGGTTTCCGGATTATCGGCAAATTGTTTTTGGGGAAAAATCGATAAAATATCTAAAACCAGTTTTAAAGTTTAGGTGA
- a CDS encoding AAA family ATPase — MKLNQDTQYIREVSLKKELISSYQEFPFNIPVIENFSELKLHPNVTYIIGENGMGKSTLLEGIAIALGFNPEGGTLNFNFSSYNSHSNLDQYLRIVKGINKAKDHFFFRAETFYNVATNIEDLDNEPSSGASVIDSFGGKSLHEQSHGESFFAAFTERFQGNGLYILDEPEAALSPLRQLSMLSRINELCNQGSQFVISTHSPIIMAYPNALIIQLNEEGMTEVSLEDTFHYTIMKQFFEDKDRLLHHLFQ; from the coding sequence ATGAAGTTAAATCAGGATACGCAATATATTAGGGAGGTTTCTCTCAAAAAGGAATTAATTTCTTCCTATCAAGAATTCCCATTTAACATCCCAGTAATCGAGAACTTTAGTGAGTTAAAGCTCCATCCAAATGTTACGTATATAATTGGAGAAAACGGCATGGGGAAGTCTACGTTACTAGAGGGCATTGCAATTGCATTGGGTTTCAACCCAGAAGGTGGAACGCTAAACTTTAACTTTTCCAGTTATAATTCGCACTCGAATTTAGATCAATATCTCCGAATAGTTAAGGGAATTAATAAAGCAAAAGATCATTTTTTCTTTAGAGCTGAAACCTTTTATAATGTTGCAACTAATATAGAGGATTTAGATAATGAACCCTCCTCTGGTGCAAGTGTCATTGATTCCTTTGGAGGAAAGTCATTGCATGAACAATCCCATGGAGAGTCTTTTTTCGCAGCATTTACGGAACGGTTTCAGGGCAATGGTCTCTATATATTAGATGAACCAGAGGCGGCTTTATCCCCATTAAGACAATTGTCTATGTTATCTAGAATCAATGAGTTATGTAATCAAGGCTCTCAATTTGTTATCTCTACCCATTCTCCTATCATTATGGCGTATCCAAATGCTTTGATCATTCAATTGAATGAAGAAGGAATGACTGAAGTTAGTTTGGAAGATACATTTCATTATACTATTATGAAACAATTTTTTGAGGATAAAGATCGACTACTTCATCATTTGTTTCAATAA
- a CDS encoding DUF4023 domain-containing protein, which yields MDTHEFVEEFNRNKKKAEQNKKRQGNGRPSNKLPSKKHNDSNS from the coding sequence TTGGATACACATGAATTTGTAGAAGAATTTAATAGAAACAAAAAGAAAGCAGAACAAAATAAGAAGCGGCAAGGCAATGGTCGTCCAAGCAATAAACTACCTAGTAAGAAGCACAACGATAGTAATAGCTAA
- a CDS encoding VanZ family protein, which produces MEFYYDVMFGMDKQMHLFSYGIISLLVGIVVVAMSHNQTVKQRISVAWVFLVTVGTVEEYRQYMLPNRSAEFLDAIANLLGITVGLSVPLLVLYMIKYRNRFVFKLFAVYSIILVPLFLGLIYFNQRPFVILQEPTRENLQNLLAIVGL; this is translated from the coding sequence ATGGAATTTTATTATGATGTAATGTTTGGTATGGATAAGCAGATGCATCTTTTTAGTTATGGGATTATTTCACTATTGGTTGGGATAGTTGTTGTGGCCATGTCGCATAATCAAACTGTTAAACAAAGAATAAGTGTTGCTTGGGTTTTTTTAGTGACGGTTGGCACAGTGGAAGAGTATCGTCAATATATGCTACCAAATAGGAGTGCCGAATTTCTAGATGCTATTGCAAATTTGTTAGGTATTACAGTAGGATTATCAGTACCATTGCTTGTATTATATATGATTAAATACCGTAATCGTTTTGTTTTTAAGTTATTTGCTGTTTACAGCATTATACTGGTCCCTTTGTTTCTTGGCTTAATCTATTTTAATCAACGGCCATTTGTTATTCTCCAAGAACCAACACGAGAAAATTTGCAAAACCTTCTCGCGATTGTTGGATTATAG
- a CDS encoding polyprenyl synthetase family protein, translated as MNQPIATHTESYYRIAEEKATLYFEALSNQVMQKTYVPTLTEDFHLWKQNHIRHHLLRAPFSFGQKKAERLGYHAYMQWLNKTGKLDHYLERSIAYIYMRDLGKALDETATQLSIERAVKNIKDHMLTELGNNKKESLNQVGLYRWAQKEGLESATIWVINKLKRVADHIPSGMDAEHAQRKLIKTIAGVVMHAYEEMNDSITEEVRSKKLDEAIRLGYSYGLTYPFIDDLLDANVLTLQEEKRYSDLIRTSLITRNVPELSNWTGKNKELISFIHSELKEAFEYIKAHQDPETIDAFFEQAYVFFQAQEVDRDKDLSNPNYTNEELFIPVILKSASSRLIVRSVISAEQDEGFDQRTFYYGIYNQLADDFTDMFDDLDEGAVTPYTYYLTHHESRPDLINPFELYWAVIAHLIHDVYHSDLKTCEVILDRAINGLKRYKSRMGSKAYNEVIQLFFFEQPEFNNLIQQMVKKADDVDFFDKLLRDDIILSFKKQSKEQEAFLDTFKHVRGQINKYLPIAKSSALPFDSIVEGANYSLEGDGKRLRPIMTWVMGVKEFGLAESAIVPLLKSLEYMHTASLIFDDLPSQDNATFRRGNPTLHEVHNVAIAELTGLFLTQKAIEEQTRLDQFDSHLVLQLIQYTAKVTADMCKGQALDLDAKGKQLRLKELNQMCFYKTGIGFEASLVIPSILAKASDVEIAAWKKFAYHAGIAFQIKDDLLDVEGDQSVTGKPIGNDADHDKSTYVSVLSVEGAKKEMWDHYCIALELLEEISPKSPFLKHFLHYIVNRDH; from the coding sequence ATGAATCAACCGATAGCCACACATACAGAGTCATACTACCGAATCGCTGAAGAGAAGGCTACACTGTACTTTGAAGCGTTATCTAATCAAGTGATGCAGAAGACGTATGTCCCTACTCTTACTGAAGACTTTCATCTTTGGAAACAAAATCATATTCGGCATCATTTATTACGCGCCCCATTTTCTTTTGGACAAAAAAAAGCGGAAAGACTAGGTTATCATGCGTATATGCAATGGTTGAATAAAACAGGTAAGCTTGATCATTACCTCGAACGAAGTATTGCCTATATCTATATGAGAGATTTAGGAAAGGCACTCGATGAGACAGCTACACAGTTAAGTATTGAGCGTGCTGTGAAGAATATAAAAGACCATATGCTAACAGAACTTGGAAACAACAAGAAGGAGAGTCTTAATCAGGTAGGCTTGTACCGTTGGGCTCAAAAAGAAGGATTAGAGTCAGCTACGATTTGGGTGATCAACAAACTAAAGCGAGTAGCTGATCATATTCCTAGCGGGATGGATGCAGAACATGCACAACGTAAATTGATTAAAACGATTGCTGGAGTCGTTATGCACGCATATGAAGAAATGAATGATTCTATAACAGAAGAAGTCCGCTCGAAAAAATTGGATGAGGCAATTCGATTAGGATATTCGTATGGTCTCACGTATCCATTTATTGATGATCTTTTGGATGCCAATGTCCTTACCTTACAAGAAGAAAAGCGATATTCTGATTTAATACGTACGTCATTAATCACAAGAAATGTACCAGAGTTGAGCAATTGGACAGGAAAGAATAAAGAACTCATTTCATTTATTCATTCAGAATTAAAAGAAGCCTTTGAATATATTAAAGCGCATCAAGACCCAGAGACGATTGATGCGTTTTTTGAACAAGCTTACGTTTTCTTCCAAGCACAAGAAGTAGATCGTGATAAAGATTTATCTAATCCAAATTACACGAATGAAGAGCTTTTTATACCAGTCATCTTAAAGTCAGCTTCTTCTAGATTAATCGTTCGTTCGGTTATAAGTGCAGAACAAGATGAAGGATTCGACCAACGCACGTTTTATTATGGGATATACAATCAGTTAGCAGATGACTTTACTGATATGTTTGATGATTTAGATGAAGGAGCGGTAACACCTTACACGTATTATTTGACCCATCATGAGAGTCGACCGGATCTGATTAACCCGTTTGAGCTATATTGGGCGGTAATCGCTCATTTAATCCACGATGTATATCACTCCGATCTAAAGACTTGTGAAGTCATTTTAGACCGGGCAATTAATGGTTTAAAACGCTATAAAAGTAGAATGGGTAGTAAAGCATACAACGAAGTGATCCAATTGTTCTTTTTTGAACAACCTGAATTTAACAACCTTATTCAACAGATGGTCAAAAAAGCGGATGATGTGGATTTTTTCGATAAATTACTTCGAGATGATATTATTCTAAGTTTTAAAAAGCAATCGAAGGAACAGGAAGCGTTTCTAGATACGTTCAAACATGTGCGTGGACAAATAAACAAGTATTTACCTATTGCTAAAAGTAGTGCATTACCTTTTGACAGTATTGTTGAGGGAGCAAATTATAGTTTAGAAGGTGATGGGAAAAGGTTAAGGCCAATCATGACATGGGTAATGGGTGTAAAAGAATTTGGTTTAGCAGAGTCTGCCATCGTTCCTTTACTGAAATCACTAGAATATATGCATACGGCGTCACTAATTTTTGATGATTTGCCATCGCAAGATAATGCTACGTTCCGAAGAGGTAATCCAACTCTTCATGAAGTACACAACGTTGCAATCGCTGAATTGACGGGACTCTTTTTAACGCAAAAGGCAATTGAAGAGCAAACACGCTTAGATCAATTTGACTCACATCTAGTACTTCAATTGATTCAATATACAGCAAAAGTAACAGCGGATATGTGTAAGGGGCAAGCATTGGACTTGGATGCTAAAGGCAAGCAATTGCGTTTAAAAGAATTGAATCAGATGTGCTTTTACAAAACAGGCATTGGGTTTGAAGCATCCCTCGTCATCCCTTCTATTCTAGCTAAAGCAAGTGATGTTGAAATAGCTGCATGGAAAAAGTTTGCTTATCATGCTGGTATAGCATTTCAGATAAAAGATGATTTGCTAGATGTAGAGGGCGATCAGTCTGTAACTGGAAAACCAATTGGGAATGATGCGGATCATGATAAATCCACGTATGTTTCAGTCCTCAGCGTAGAAGGTGCCAAGAAGGAGATGTGGGATCATTACTGCATTGCTCTCGAGTTATTAGAAGAAATCAGTCCTAAAAGTCCTTTTTTGAAACACTTTTTGCATTATATAGTAAATCGAGACCATTAA
- a CDS encoding AI-2E family transporter: protein MEEQNRFLRLIGGKNIFYILAFFILVGITIYIYTEVSFIFYPLEVILSTIATPVILAFIAYYLLNPIVDLLEKLKIKRIWGVIILILGISGALTGIILLTAPAIEAQIKDLVQSFPNYLKQLGDSTTNWVQNSFLGPYYDNGYNWVMERLGELPQLIGSYISNGFQGIQSIASTITSTIVSIITFPFILFFLLKDGKRFQHYTVRLFPPKFREDTKQILTNIDTQVGSYIQGQIIVASVIGILLFIGYLIIGLDYAFILAIVAAVTSVVPYLGPTIAIIPAAIIAIVTSPFMLLKLAIVWIAVQFLEGNFVSPNIMGRTMKIHPLTIILVLLIAGNLFGVIGVILGIPGYAIVKVIGSYIFYKFKKRYNKYYGEDRGYYEMEE from the coding sequence ATGGAGGAACAAAATAGATTTTTAAGATTAATTGGTGGAAAGAATATTTTTTACATATTAGCTTTTTTCATTTTGGTTGGTATTACCATATATATTTATACTGAAGTTTCTTTTATCTTTTATCCACTTGAAGTCATTTTATCTACCATAGCAACACCAGTAATTTTAGCATTTATTGCTTACTATTTATTAAATCCAATTGTAGATTTACTTGAGAAATTGAAGATTAAAAGAATTTGGGGAGTTATCATTCTTATTCTCGGTATAAGTGGTGCCTTAACTGGAATTATCTTGTTAACTGCTCCAGCTATCGAAGCACAGATAAAAGATTTAGTTCAATCTTTTCCAAACTACTTAAAACAGCTTGGAGATAGCACGACAAATTGGGTACAGAATTCCTTTTTAGGTCCTTATTATGATAATGGTTATAACTGGGTAATGGAGAGATTAGGCGAATTACCACAATTAATTGGAAGTTATATTTCTAATGGTTTTCAAGGGATACAGAGTATTGCTAGTACGATTACAAGTACAATTGTATCTATTATAACCTTTCCATTTATTTTGTTTTTCTTATTAAAGGATGGTAAAAGATTTCAACATTATACTGTTAGATTATTTCCACCGAAATTTAGAGAGGATACCAAGCAAATCTTAACTAATATCGATACGCAAGTTGGTTCTTATATCCAAGGCCAGATTATTGTCGCATCCGTAATTGGTATTCTATTATTTATTGGTTACCTAATCATAGGACTCGATTATGCATTCATATTGGCTATTGTCGCAGCAGTGACAAGTGTTGTTCCTTATTTAGGACCGACTATTGCCATTATTCCAGCTGCCATTATTGCAATCGTTACCTCGCCATTTATGTTGCTAAAGCTAGCAATTGTATGGATTGCAGTGCAATTTTTAGAAGGGAATTTTGTCTCTCCAAACATCATGGGGAGAACGATGAAAATTCATCCATTAACCATTATTCTTGTATTATTGATTGCAGGTAATTTATTTGGGGTTATCGGTGTCATTCTTGGTATTCCAGGCTATGCGATCGTAAAAGTAATTGGTTCCTATATTTTCTATAAGTTTAAGAAACGATATAACAAGTATTATGGAGAAGACCGCGGATATTATGAAATGGAAGAATAG
- a CDS encoding helix-turn-helix domain-containing protein, whose product METCTITVKEVAKYLGVHTDTIYDLVSEGSLPHIRFGRKILFSKEAIDGWVREKARASVVRKGVE is encoded by the coding sequence ATGGAAACTTGTACGATTACGGTGAAAGAAGTAGCAAAGTATTTAGGGGTGCATACGGATACGATTTATGATTTGGTTAGCGAGGGGAGCTTGCCACATATTCGGTTTGGGCGGAAAATTCTTTTTTCAAAAGAAGCGATTGATGGTTGGGTTCGTGAAAAAGCGCGTGCGTCTGTAGTAAGAAAGGGCGTGGAATGA
- a CDS encoding DnaD domain-containing protein, translated as MATFNAPNSIIRNLSGLSSQRISESRKVLMENELIRFEPGVKGKAASYQMKSLVAYFENLSPASRGQFEVQHEEPNPVPFGNETRDIHKEKEIDKKNREEGRGKEQNAYTVYEQNFGIIKPIVRESFLAWCDDLGDAIVIEAIKLAAQKGGRTYSYLEAILKEWAQAGVTTLEQATNYQLQKKGSRSTQFFVTNKSKNRAVLEEIRRGMQS; from the coding sequence ATGGCGACGTTTAATGCCCCAAATTCAATCATCAGAAATTTGTCAGGGTTATCGAGCCAAAGAATATCTGAATCGAGAAAAGTACTGATGGAAAATGAATTGATTCGTTTTGAACCAGGTGTGAAAGGCAAAGCGGCATCGTATCAAATGAAATCATTGGTTGCCTATTTTGAAAACTTATCACCAGCTTCACGCGGACAATTCGAAGTACAACACGAGGAACCAAACCCGGTGCCATTCGGTAACGAAACACGGGACATACATAAAGAAAAAGAAATAGATAAAAAAAACAGAGAAGAAGGAAGAGGAAAGGAACAAAATGCTTATACAGTCTATGAACAAAACTTCGGCATTATCAAACCAATTGTGCGCGAATCGTTTCTTGCCTGGTGTGATGACTTAGGCGATGCAATTGTGATCGAGGCGATCAAGCTTGCCGCACAAAAAGGTGGCAGAACCTACAGTTATCTCGAAGCAATTTTGAAAGAATGGGCACAAGCGGGCGTAACGACCTTGGAGCAAGCGACAAACTATCAACTACAGAAAAAGGGATCTAGATCGACCCAGTTTTTTGTCACAAATAAAAGTAAAAATCGGGCAGTGTTAGAAGAAATTCGTAGGGGGATGCAGTCATGA
- the dnaB gene encoding replicative DNA helicase: MNLVNYEAEESVLGSILLEGTLFSNLTVTEEQFASKKHKLIFRAMQQAAQKQQTIDLVTVTTNLKGNIKQVGGTTYLLKLAESVPSTESLVHYERLLFEAYRHRKSRELVIKYATKPSDAGLKKLIASLQTYQEVGMEKQETDNADCLKEISNMIFTGEGASASLPTSYTDFDNMTGGLQPGELIIIAARPSVGKTAFALNIAAGHCRNQGMSSFFSLEMGKKQLLQRLISAEATIYNQKWRSLMFSEQDYATAIHAVGEISNWKLSIQEHNRTISDIRASLRKTAHDYPDGKHLAIIDYLQLITPNTQRQRRDLEIGEITRELKLLALELNIPIVLLSQLSRSVEQRPDKRPIMSDLRESGNIEQDADVIAFLYRDDYYDREAENKNSLEVILAKQRNGPTGIVELAFFKEFGRFQNLINNGMSDKYQEA, translated from the coding sequence ATGAATCTTGTAAACTACGAAGCGGAAGAATCGGTATTAGGTTCCATCTTGTTGGAAGGCACGTTGTTTAGCAATTTAACGGTCACCGAAGAACAGTTTGCATCCAAGAAACACAAGCTTATTTTTCGGGCGATGCAACAAGCTGCACAAAAGCAGCAAACCATTGATTTGGTTACAGTGACTACGAATCTAAAGGGAAACATAAAGCAAGTTGGTGGTACGACTTATCTGTTAAAACTTGCCGAGTCAGTTCCTAGCACAGAAAGTCTCGTTCACTACGAGCGACTGCTTTTCGAAGCATATCGTCATCGTAAATCGCGTGAATTAGTAATCAAGTATGCGACCAAACCAAGCGACGCAGGATTAAAGAAACTGATTGCGTCCTTGCAGACATATCAGGAGGTCGGCATGGAGAAGCAAGAAACGGATAACGCGGATTGCCTCAAAGAAATCTCAAACATGATCTTCACGGGAGAAGGCGCATCTGCTAGCTTGCCAACGTCCTATACCGATTTCGACAACATGACCGGTGGCCTGCAGCCAGGTGAATTAATAATCATTGCTGCTCGTCCATCCGTTGGAAAAACAGCGTTTGCCTTAAATATAGCAGCAGGACATTGCCGCAATCAGGGAATGAGTTCTTTTTTTAGCTTAGAAATGGGAAAAAAGCAACTGCTCCAGCGACTAATATCAGCTGAAGCAACTATCTATAATCAAAAGTGGCGTAGCTTAATGTTCAGTGAACAGGACTATGCTACCGCAATCCATGCCGTTGGTGAGATCTCCAACTGGAAGCTTTCGATTCAGGAACATAACCGAACGATCAGTGATATTCGCGCATCTCTAAGAAAAACCGCTCATGATTATCCAGATGGAAAGCATCTAGCCATTATTGACTATTTGCAACTAATCACACCAAACACCCAGAGGCAACGTCGTGATTTAGAAATTGGAGAAATAACCAGGGAGTTAAAACTACTAGCGTTGGAGTTGAATATTCCAATCGTGCTCCTGTCACAGTTATCCAGAAGTGTCGAACAACGTCCAGATAAACGACCGATTATGTCTGACCTAAGAGAATCGGGCAACATTGAGCAAGATGCAGATGTTATTGCCTTTCTTTATCGGGATGATTATTACGATCGGGAGGCAGAAAACAAAAACAGCTTAGAAGTTATTCTGGCAAAACAACGAAATGGTCCAACTGGAATTGTGGAGTTGGCCTTTTTTAAGGAATTTGGACGATTTCAAAATTTGATAAATAACGGAATGAGCGACAAATATCAAGAAGCATAG
- a CDS encoding thermonuclease family protein, producing the protein METNEKDSPQIAVEPEPLDTALVKRVIDADTIEVYLNGNSFDVRLLLIDAPETVHPDIPDEPIGAEAVARAIQILIEKQVQLEYDGPRYDNYGRLLAYLWVDGVMLNELLLEEGLAHVAYVYHPPYKHYQRFVNAQMRAKDGRKGIWERGSQ; encoded by the coding sequence ATGGAAACGAACGAGAAGGATTCACCACAGATAGCGGTTGAACCGGAACCATTAGATACGGCATTGGTAAAACGAGTCATTGATGCGGACACAATCGAAGTTTATCTAAACGGCAATAGTTTTGATGTGCGCTTATTGTTAATTGATGCACCTGAAACAGTCCACCCGGATATCCCAGACGAACCCATTGGTGCAGAAGCAGTTGCAAGGGCAATACAGATACTAATAGAAAAACAGGTACAGTTGGAATATGATGGTCCGAGGTATGACAATTATGGTAGATTGCTAGCTTATCTATGGGTGGATGGTGTGATGCTAAATGAGTTGTTGTTGGAAGAAGGATTAGCCCATGTAGCCTATGTCTATCATCCGCCATATAAACATTATCAGCGGTTTGTGAATGCTCAGATGAGGGCAAAGGATGGCCGGAAGGGGATATGGGAGAGAGGCAGTCAATAG